GGCCGAGGCCGTGCCGGCCGGCATGCGGGTGATGGCCCAGTTGTAGAGGGAGAAGGCGCCGAGGGTCACGCCTGCACCGAGGAAGAGCAGGATGAGGATGAGCCGGGTGTCGAAGGTTCCGGCCGGAACGTCGAGCAGGCGCAGGGCCCCGGGGGAGAAGAAGAGGCAGCCGGTGACCACCTGCATGACGGTCAGGGTCCAGGCGCCGTAGCGACGGCCCAGGAAGCGGATGAGGATCATGTTCGCCGCGGCGCAGACCATGGCCCCCAGCTCCAGACCGTTGCCCAGAAGCGGCGAGGGCGCCGTTTCCGTCGCCTCGCCCGAGAGGCTCAGCACAGCCACGCCCGCCAAGGACAGGAGCAGGGCGAACACCGTGCGTCCGTTCAGGGGCTCGCGCAGGGTCATCCATGCTCCCACGCCGACCAGCAGCGGCACAGAAGCCGAGATGACGCCGGCCTGGGCCGAGGTGGTCAGCCCCAGGGCGGCAGATTCGAACCAAAAGTACAGGCACGGCTGCAGAATGACGGCCGGTATCAGCAGTTTCCAGTCGCCGCGCCGGTACATGGACAGGTCGATGCTGCGGTACATGGGCAGGATGCAGGCCAGGGCCACGATCATGCGCAGCCACATGACGCTCCATGGGTGCAGGTCTGCCAGGGCGGCGCGCATGGCCGAGAAGGATGCGCCCCAGAGCAGGACGGCGCCCAGCACGGCCAGGCGCGGGGCCAGACCGATGGAAAGGGTTTCGATGACGTCAGGTGCGGCGACGGATTCGGATTTCATGGCATGTCTCCCGTATCAGAGTGAAGTCGAGGGGGTATGGGCGATGCGTGCGGCGTAGTGCCCAGGCGTGACCCCGGTGTAGAACTTGAACGTGTTGGTGAGGTGGGGTTGGTCCGCAAAACCCGCCAGCTGCGCCACCTCGGACAGCGGCGTGCCGCGTCGGACCAGGCTTCTGGC
This sequence is a window from Desulfomicrobium escambiense DSM 10707. Protein-coding genes within it:
- a CDS encoding DMT family transporter, coding for MKSESVAAPDVIETLSIGLAPRLAVLGAVLLWGASFSAMRAALADLHPWSVMWLRMIVALACILPMYRSIDLSMYRRGDWKLLIPAVILQPCLYFWFESAALGLTTSAQAGVISASVPLLVGVGAWMTLREPLNGRTVFALLLSLAGVAVLSLSGEATETAPSPLLGNGLELGAMVCAAANMILIRFLGRRYGAWTLTVMQVVTGCLFFSPGALRLLDVPAGTFDTRLILILLFLGAGVTLGAFSLYNWAITRMPAGTASAHINLIPVVAVTCGFLFLGETMSLIQLAAAGVVLASVLLTQKG